From the genome of Spinacia oleracea cultivar Varoflay chromosome 2, BTI_SOV_V1, whole genome shotgun sequence, one region includes:
- the LOC130467578 gene encoding uncharacterized protein → MPPPKNLLHFMPLPGQKLKSVVIAEPPPVDQPLIEEDIIPSPLKPSAALGIEIQDITEVMEAIEADFVPGSDVPEVAGEKKESADLPFEREKSPDKEMIDLSGPEAAVPEVQKEVPSAGEEEQPEQGLTRKRRHSTLGSTSTSALDRLIHADPCSDVPLKRIPEEVREAMARYARAPILGEDPLAHVGSLVGPEAARENLLRANPQWRVPGAEERNPAMMAQYYLNEVIARFFSLSCVFVLCFSYFCSSFSRSQAVFWSSFASECSSVEEKQLRKYREAYARDIPILDQKAGQLLSELTEVKQLYLQYSREAREFAEKIGAEEMKSKFEAADKEHKEAELRLCHFVQHRELIQQQADKVPVLRLKLREKDDYIRKLEQERVDLYTADQYSKAPSRRSLSMQPFSLVLSIHSPRLLLHPRRK, encoded by the exons atgcctcctcctaagaatcttcttcacttcatgcccttgccagggcagaagttaaagagtgtggtgattgctgaaccgccgcccgtggaccagccgctgatcgaggaagatatcatccCCTCTCCACTGAAACCATCTGCTGCTTTGGGGATCgaaatccaggatatcaccgaggtgatggaggcgattgaagccgattTTGTTCCAGGTTCGGATGTCCCTGAGGTAGCTGGGGAGAAGAAGGAGTCTGCTGATCTTCCCTTCGAGAGAGAGAAGAGTCCAGACAAGGAGATGATAGATCTCTCGGGCCCCGAAGCTGCGGTTCCCGAGGTTCAGAAGGAGGTTCCCTCTGCTggagaggaggagcagcccgagcaaggtctgacgaggaagaggcgccactcaactttgggttctacttctacctcggccctggataggctgatccatgctgatccctgttcggatgttccgctaaaacggatccccgaagaagtaagggaggcgatggctcggtatgccagggctccgattttgggagaggaccccttggctcacgtgggatccttggtgggccccgaggctgctcgggagaatctgcttcgtgctaacccgcagtggagggttcctggggccgaagagaggaatccggctatgatggcccagtactatctgaacgaggtaattgctagatttttctctttgagttgtgtttttgttttatgtttttcctatttttgctcatctttctctcgttcccaggctgttttctggtcctcgttcgcttccgagtgtagctcggttgaggagaaacaattgaggaaatatcgtgaggcttatgctcgtgatattcccattttggaccagaaggctgggcaactcCTCTCCGAGCTTACGGAAGTCAAGCAGCTATACCTTCAGTATAGTCGCGAGGCTAGAGAGTTTGCTGAGAAGATTGGGGCCGAG GAGATGAAGTCTAAATTTGAAGCGGCCGACAAGGAGCATAAAGAGGCAGAGTTAAGGCTTTGCCATTTTGTCCAGCATCGGGAGCTGATCCAGCAGCAAGCTGATAAGGTGCCTGTCCTTCGGCTGAagcttcgggaaaaggatgactatattcggaagttggagcagGAGCGAGtcgacctctacactgctgatcagt ATTCAAAGGCTCCATCAAGAAGAAGTCTTTCTATGCAACCGTTTTCTCTTGTTTTATCCATTCATTCACCTCGGCTACTGCTTCATCCTAGAAGAAAATGA
- the LOC110802611 gene encoding uncharacterized protein, with protein MDSRDLSSSSSMNVAREGSDDDGVLSVTALLAKEAFVLFQSDKFSECVDVLNQLLQKKEGDPKISHNIAVAEFLRDGCSDPKKLVEVLVNVKRKSEDLARASREQTDAASQASNKAISGAKGTNNLANTSTVFTDEFDASVAALNIATVLFHLHEYSKALSVLEPLFQNIEPIDETTALHVCLLLLDVAFVTQEASKFSDVISYLEKAFGVSYMLNQADGGSTGQQQTSNFVVKSSSIPNNSSASDDFNPEGTAAGNTSEGSLARTLSEETIEYETLLSTLDISGQNISRASHLSTSNDLLRTPADRSTPTVNLRLQLPLYKIQFLLLARNLKAAKREVKLAMNIARGIDSSRALLLKSQLEYARGNYPKAFKLLIASNSQSDVGSSIIINNNTGCIYYQQGNRNTSSIFFHKALSNCSSIWKEKPRKLATFSQDKALLIAYNCGVQYLSCGKPVFAARFFLKASLVFYHRPLLWLRLAECCLMALEKGLLLAETPRHESQCKVQVIGQGKWRHLAFGNGSVSSYDKEDSSVDKNIKPKLSVSFARQCLLNALHLLGNSELKLTNSGSLTKSCLEENEFTDAASKNKNLGSNDTKSKDTAGAGQVSANGDVREHRGGAHSNTAAANTLSDYEEICKRENQKMKQAILVDLAFVELELGNPLNALSTALTLLNLPECSRMNAFLGHVYAAEALCLLNKPKEAAEHISSYLTGGNMELPYSEEDCRQWQAKKTLDAEDSNRVSAYEGQQDNVFLSPEEARGALYVNLACMHVLQGDLEQASRYAAQALATLPTSQEAALMAVYLDLKLAKPREALVKLKCCCWVKFLPFTSRSKAAS; from the exons ATGGATTCGCGAGATTTGAGTTCATCTTCTTCGATGAATGTGGCTAGAGAAGGCTCGGATGACGACGGTGTTCTTTCGGTCACTGCTTTGCTCGCTAAGGAAGCTTTCGTCTTGTTTCAATCTGATAAGTTTTCGGAATGTGTTGATGTACTCAATCAATTGTTGCAGAAGAAGGAAGGTGATCCTAAG ATTTCGCATAATATTGCGGTTGCAGAATTTTTGCGTGATGGATGTTCAGATCCTAAAAAATTGGTTGAAGTCCTTGTCAATGTTAAG AGAAAGAGTGAAGACCTTGCACGTGCATCCAGAGAGCAAACAGATGCTGCTTCCCAGGCTTCTAATAAAGCCATTTCAGGAGCCAAAGGAACTAATAATTTGGCGAACACCAGTACAGTTTTCACAGACGAATTTGATGCATCTGTGGCGGCGCTAAACATA GCAACTGTCCTCTTTCATCTTCATGAATATTCAAAGGCATTGTCAGTTTTGGAGCCACTGTTTCAAAATATTGAACCTATAGATGAG ACTACAGCTCTTCATGTTTGTCTCTTGCTGCTGGACGTTGCCTTTGTGACTCAAGAGGCATCTAAATTTTCG gaTGTAATAAGCTATCTTGAAAAGGCTTTTGGAGTAAGTTATATGCTCAATCAAGCTGATGGTGGAAGCACAGGGCAGCAACAAACTTCAAACTTTGTAGTGAAGTCCTCATCAATTCCCAACAATTCATCAGCCTCTGATGACTTCAATCCTGAGGGGACTGCTGCTGGAAATACCTCAGAAGGTTCCTTAGCAAGAACATTATCAGAAGAAACGATTGAGTACGAGACCTTGCTATCAACACTCGATATCAGCGGGCAGAATATATCCAGGGCATCTCATCTTTCAACATCAAATGATCTCTTAAGGACACCAGCTGATCGGTCTACACCCACCGTTAATTTGAGGCTGCAGTTGCCCCTTTACAAGATACAGTTTTTGCTTCTCGCCAGAAATCTGAAGGCAGCTAAACGTGAAGTAAAGCTGGCAATGAACATTGCACGTGGCATAGATTCTTCTAGGGCTCTGCTACTGAAGTCGCAGCTTGAATATGCCCGTGGGAACTACCCTAAAGCGTTCAAGCTTTTGATAGCATCAAATAGCCAATCAGATGTTGGAAGTTCAATCATAATCAACAATAACACTGGGTGTATCTATTATCAACAGGGAAATCGCAACACATCAAGCATATTCTTCCACAAGGCCCTAAGCAATTGTTCATCGATTTGGAAGGAAAAGCCACGGAAGCTAGCCACATTTTCTCAAGACAAAGCTTTGCTCATAGCATATAATTGTGGTGTGCAATACTTATCGTGTGGCAAACCTGTTTTTGCTGCTCGTTTTTTTCTGAAAGCCAGTTTGGTTTTCTACCACAGGCCTCTGCTGTGGCTGCGACTCGCAGAATGCTGCCTAATGGCTTTGGAGAAGGGACTCTTGCTTGCTGAGACTCCTAGACATGAGTCACAGTGTAAGGTCCAAGTTATTGGTCAAGGAAAATGGAGACATCTTGCCTTTGGGAATGGTTCCGTAAGTTCTTATGACAAGGAGGATTCTAGTGTTGACAAAAATATCAAACCAAAACTATCTGTGTCATTTGCCCGACAGTGTCTTCTTAATGCCCTTCACTTGCTAGGCAATTCTGAGTTGAAGCTTACCAATTCTGGCTCTTTGACAAAATCTTGTTTGGAGGAAAATGAATTTACTGATGCAGCATCAAAGAACAAGAATTTGGGAAGCAATGATACGAAGTCTAAAGACACAGCAGGTGCAGGTCAAGTGAGTGCAAATGGGGATGTGAGAGAACACAGAGGCGGAGCTCATTCTAATACAGCTGCAGCAAACACCCTCTCTGATTACGAGGAGATATGTAAAAGAGAAAACCAGAAGATGAAGCAggcgattcttgttgatttgGCATTCGTTGAGCTTGAACTAGGAAATCCGCTCAATGCGCTGTCTACAGCTCTAACCCTCCTGAATTTACCAGAATGTTCAAGAATGAATGCCTTTTTGGGGCATGTTTATGCAGCTGAGGCCCTTTGCTTGCTGAACAAACCCAAAGAAGCTGCAGAACATATCTCTAGTTATTTGACCGGTGGGAATATGGAATTGCCTTACAGTGAAGAAGATTGTCGACAGTGGCAGGCAAAGAAAACTCTGGATGCTGAGGATTCAAACAGGGTTTCTGCATATGAGGGGCAACAAGATAACGTGTTTCTCTCCCCAGAGGAAGCTCGAGGAGCACTCTATGTCAACTTAGCCTGTATGCATGTCTTACAAGGAGATCTAGAGCAGGCAAGTCGGTATGCAGCACAAGCTTTGGCGACTCTGCCTACCAGCCAAGAAGCTGCACTCATGGCAGTTTATTTAGACTTGAAGCTTGCCAAACCCCGAGAAGCTCTTGTGAAATTGAAATGTTGTTGCTGGGTTAAGTTCTTACCCTTCACGTCAAGATCAAAAGCCGCTTCTTGA